The window GTTGTTTCCTTGCTCTTTCCGCAACTTGCATCGGGATCAATCTTACCTGCGGTTGTGATTGGAACAACTCTTTTTGTTGTGGTTTCTTCTATGAATATAGTAGCAATTCGCAAGAAAGTACAATCTATCTGGATGCATAAGTCGTAAGAATTAATACTTGCCAATGCAAAAAATGAGGGTGTATCAATAGCTGACCACCCTCTTTTTTATTCAGCCCCACCATTTTCATCAAGTTACCGCCAAAATTGCTGAATTATTTTATTTTATTCGCCAATAAATAAAAACCATTCTCCAATAAATAAAAATCATTGGAGAATAAATCTGAATGATACACCAATTATTTCTCAAAAAAGACGATTAAGAATATATGCCGAATGATTTCTCTGAAAGTCTCAAGTGATGCTGAAGAATAAGTCTTGATGTTTTTAAAAAGTGTCAAGACGTTTAAAGCCTGCCAGTAAGGCGTTCCAGGCCATTTAGACCTTAGCTTGCAAAGACAGTGAATGATCAGTTTATAAAAGCAAACCCACAAAATAATTGCAATAATCATTGGTCTAAAATGATCAATAAAAAGAGCTTAAGAGTGATTCTAATAGTAAATACAATGGACTATAGGTACCAAAATACAAAAAACACTGCCAAAAAAGAGGCAACTTATAACTGAATCATTTGTCCAGGTATTTTATTTTATATGGATAACTGTTTAATAATCAGTGTCTGCCAGTACAAAATCGTGGGGTTATAAAGCCGAATTCAAGTTATAAACGCAACTCTCTCCTATGTTTTTTTAATGTATTAATAAACTCCATTGGGGTATAATATCCCAACCTTTTTCTCGGTCTTGAATTAATTAAATTTTCTACTATTTCTACCTGTTTTTCAGTTACTTCACTAAAGTCTGTCCCCTTAGGAAAGTATTGCCTGACTAATCCATTTATATTTTCATTTGCTCCTCTTTCCCAAGAATGATAGGGTTTGGCAAAATAGAAATTAATTCTCAATTTTGTTTCTATTTTTTTATGAAAAGCAAACTCAAACCCATTATCCGAGGTTATAGTGAAGATTTTCCCTTTAAATGATGTTAAACATTTAATAGCCGTATCTGCCATTGATTTTGGATCACGCCCCTTAAGTTTGCGTATCCATAAGCGTCCGGTAAGCCTATCATTAATGGTCATTAGTGCACTCTTTTTATTCTTTCCAATTATAGAATCTATTTCAAAATCACCAAACCTTTTGCGTTCCTCTACAATGGCAGGTCTTTGATCAATAGTTCTGCGATTTTTAAGTATCCCTCTACTATTATATTCAGAGCCGCGTTTTTTGTTTTTTCGCCCTCTTCGGCGCAAATATTTATAAAGGCGTCCTTTCTGACGTTTATCTTTCCAGATCCATTGATAAAGTATTTCATGAGAAACCATGGGAATCGACTGTAATTTGCACCGACCTGATATCTGTTCCGGACTATAATTAAATTCTATTAGCAGATCCTTTGCAAGAGCCTTCATTTCTTGGGTAAAGACTACTTTCCCAGGGCGACATTTCTTTCTTAAGTCAGCTTTCTTTTGAGCTTCACGGGGCATGTACTGATGCCAGGAGCCATAAGAATTACGAATGATTTCACGGCCTATGGTACTTTTATGAACCTTTACAAGAGAGGCTATCTCACTTTTACTTTTTCCACTGTGAAGATATGCAGAAATTTCATATCTTTGTTCTTGGGTTAAATGTTTCATCTTGTAACTGATTTTGTAGGAGATTGAGGGAACAAGATAATTATTTTATCCCATCAGAGAAAGGGGGGAAGAAAAACATTTTCCCCTTCTCTGAAAAAATATTCAATCTAAAATTCCATCAGTTGCATTTAACACTTGAATTTAGGAAATATATGTATAAAATACACATCCAGTGTCCTTAATTCTTTTAAAAGAATCAGCCTTATTCAGACCAATTTTGCAATTCCTTAAAAGTGATCCGTGAGGGATGAAATGCGATCTATCACGAAACAATGATCTTATAACCAGATATATACTCTGAATCTTGATATAGCGATAGATCAGTTCGTGCTTTTGCCGTAACAGCCTATTTTAACAGCAATGTATTATTCTATTAGTTTTCTATATTATTTTTGCATGGTTTTAACCGATAAAGCATTAACATTGTATTCGAAATTTATAAATGATAATTTGCAGATGAAAAAGCAAAATTTCCGTTTCATGTTATTTCTCCTCTTGTTGTTGCCTTCGTTGCTATTGAACGCTGCGCAGGGAGATCTGAAAAATAAGTTGGAGGCATTGCCCGGAGCAAGTGGAGTAGAACCTCTGAAAAGTACACAGTACAGTGAAAAATATACTATGATGTTTGAACATCCACTGGATTATAAACATCCTCAGGCTGGTAAATTTCTTCAGCGGGTAATCGTTAGCCATGTTGGTTACGACCGCCCTACAGTGATTGTTACCGAAGGCTACTGGGCCGATTATGCAACCCGGGAAAACTATGTTGAAGAACTATCCAATTTGTTGAAAACGAATGTTGTATTCGTGGAATATCGTTATTTTGGAAAATCTATGCCCAATCCCTGTAACTGGGATTACCTGACGGTAGAGAATTCACTTAATGATCTTCATCAGGTGCGAAATGCACTGAAAAGTATCTATCCTGGCAAATGGATATCAACAGGTATAAGCAAGGGTGGGCAGACCACACTTTTCTACCGTGCTTATTTTCCTGATGATGTAGATATCTCTGTTCCATATGTTGCTCCCCTGAACCGTTCAGTAGAGGATGGTCGCCATGAACCGTTTATTGAGAATAAAGTTTCTACAGCTGAAAACCGTAAGAAAGTAAAAGACTTCCAATTGGAAGTTCTGAAACGCAAGGCTCAGCTGATGCCGTTGTTTCGTAAACATTGCGAGGAGAAGAAGTATGCTTTCAGAGCCCCAGAGGACGATATATTCGATTATTGCGTGATGGAGTATGCATTTGGCTTCTGGCAATGGGGCACACCGATGGAAAAGATCCCTGCGCTTACAGCCAGCAATGAGCAAATCTTTAATCATTTTATAGCAATGATTGAACCTGATTATTTCTCAAAACAAACTCCTTATACATCGTTTAATGTGCAGGCTGCCCATGAGCTGGGTTACTATGGCTATGACATGAAACCTTTTCGTAAATATATGTCTTTGAAGACTACTAAAGATTATCTTCGTCGACTGATGTTGCCGGATGAATTAAGAAATATTTGTTTTGATAAGACTTTGTATAACAACACAATGAAGTTTCTGAAAAAGAACGATCCTAAGATGATCTTTATCTATGGAGGAATTGATCCATGGGGTGCGTCAGGTTGTACCTGGATTAAAGGCAAGCAGAATATTAAAGTTTACGTTCAGCCCGATGGCTCTCACAGAACTCGTATCGGCACAATGAA of the uncultured Bacteroides sp. genome contains:
- a CDS encoding IS30 family transposase yields the protein MKHLTQEQRYEISAYLHSGKSKSEIASLVKVHKSTIGREIIRNSYGSWHQYMPREAQKKADLRKKCRPGKVVFTQEMKALAKDLLIEFNYSPEQISGRCKLQSIPMVSHEILYQWIWKDKRQKGRLYKYLRRRGRKNKKRGSEYNSRGILKNRRTIDQRPAIVEERKRFGDFEIDSIIGKNKKSALMTINDRLTGRLWIRKLKGRDPKSMADTAIKCLTSFKGKIFTITSDNGFEFAFHKKIETKLRINFYFAKPYHSWERGANENINGLVRQYFPKGTDFSEVTEKQVEIVENLINSRPRKRLGYYTPMEFINTLKKHRRELRL
- a CDS encoding S28 family serine protease, producing MKKQNFRFMLFLLLLLPSLLLNAAQGDLKNKLEALPGASGVEPLKSTQYSEKYTMMFEHPLDYKHPQAGKFLQRVIVSHVGYDRPTVIVTEGYWADYATRENYVEELSNLLKTNVVFVEYRYFGKSMPNPCNWDYLTVENSLNDLHQVRNALKSIYPGKWISTGISKGGQTTLFYRAYFPDDVDISVPYVAPLNRSVEDGRHEPFIENKVSTAENRKKVKDFQLEVLKRKAQLMPLFRKHCEEKKYAFRAPEDDIFDYCVMEYAFGFWQWGTPMEKIPALTASNEQIFNHFIAMIEPDYFSKQTPYTSFNVQAAHELGYYGYDMKPFRKYMSLKTTKDYLRRLMLPDELRNICFDKTLYNNTMKFLKKNDPKMIFIYGGIDPWGASGCTWIKGKQNIKVYVQPDGSHRTRIGTMKPEVQKVIIDRLKLWLSE